In Candidatus Afararchaeum irisae, one genomic interval encodes:
- a CDS encoding rhomboid family intramembrane serine protease yields MDEDLISNLVFVFSVSVTLAAVYLLERDYLFGVYETAKERLVWGLPLGTLLITGVNIGFYAFAQRGLWHASNPLVVPYYSWSYSYPLSFMTSPISHANIGHITSNLVATAVFSPVAEYVVGHRARRTRPVLRALGFAAVLYLLGVFTAAFSAGPTVGFSGVVFGVIGFVTVFYPVRAVVLVTVTTVLDSAVSILQHPVVTQTASEEFVTPWWAQISVESHILGFFVGVLGAAALLGSDMGLEDRIRDLKPVKVGASVVVVGVFEGIYALWVADGSSYVLYQSLGLSFALLGGVGAAFAVRSEPPIPSNVVTDRISLGSYGYIALLLPVLVICFVAVGVTASSVGVVDTTSTEPDTTQSTAVDVEGYEISYHNSTHVRRVTPIPGFDQSWNASGVVLTDRDRGIWLLKTPSSELASETSVTFYVGDLRAETRVTVERTGVSTPSGDTAYSVLLRTSREDSRTLLYESPPAPTGVRINRTNVSVGVSGRNYTAVLSRSDESSTVRLSPNSTPRALGVELRVENSTIVASDVSGETRAVVGRLSDN; encoded by the coding sequence GTGGACGAAGATCTGATCTCGAACCTCGTTTTCGTCTTCTCCGTCTCGGTGACGTTAGCCGCCGTATACCTGCTTGAGCGCGACTACCTATTCGGTGTCTACGAGACAGCGAAGGAACGTCTCGTCTGGGGTCTTCCCCTCGGAACCCTTCTCATAACCGGTGTCAACATAGGCTTCTACGCCTTCGCACAGAGGGGACTGTGGCACGCCTCGAATCCCCTCGTCGTACCGTACTACTCGTGGTCGTACTCGTACCCTCTCAGCTTCATGACGAGTCCCATCTCACACGCCAACATCGGACATATTACCTCGAACCTCGTCGCGACAGCCGTCTTCTCACCGGTCGCGGAGTACGTCGTCGGACACCGCGCGAGGAGGACGAGACCCGTCTTACGCGCCCTTGGATTCGCCGCTGTACTCTACCTACTCGGCGTATTTACGGCTGCTTTCTCGGCGGGTCCCACAGTCGGCTTCTCGGGTGTGGTCTTCGGAGTCATAGGATTCGTGACAGTCTTCTACCCCGTCAGAGCCGTGGTTCTCGTCACAGTCACCACAGTCCTCGACTCGGCTGTCTCGATACTCCAGCATCCCGTAGTTACCCAGACGGCTTCCGAGGAGTTCGTGACCCCTTGGTGGGCACAGATATCAGTCGAGAGTCACATACTCGGCTTCTTCGTAGGCGTCTTAGGCGCGGCGGCTCTCCTTGGTTCAGATATGGGTCTCGAAGACAGAATCCGAGACCTAAAACCCGTCAAGGTCGGCGCGTCGGTGGTAGTAGTCGGCGTCTTCGAGGGCATATACGCCCTCTGGGTAGCCGACGGATCCTCGTATGTCCTTTACCAGTCGCTCGGGCTCAGCTTCGCTCTACTCGGAGGCGTAGGAGCGGCTTTCGCAGTCAGGTCGGAGCCGCCGATACCCTCTAACGTCGTCACAGACAGGATTAGTCTCGGAAGCTACGGCTATATAGCCCTACTCCTTCCGGTTCTCGTCATCTGTTTCGTCGCGGTTGGTGTGACTGCGTCGTCGGTAGGTGTCGTCGACACCACCAGCACCGAGCCGGATACTACACAGTCTACGGCTGTCGACGTCGAGGGCTACGAGATAAGCTATCACAACTCGACACATGTTCGACGTGTCACACCTATCCCCGGATTTGACCAGAGCTGGAACGCCTCGGGCGTCGTACTCACCGACCGTGACAGGGGAATCTGGCTCCTCAAGACTCCGTCGTCGGAGCTCGCCTCGGAGACGTCTGTAACCTTCTACGTCGGTGACCTCCGAGCCGAGACGCGAGTCACTGTCGAACGAACAGGTGTCTCGACCCCGTCGGGCGACACCGCGTACTCTGTCCTCCTCAGAACTAGCCGAGAAGACAGCCGAACCCTTCTCTACGAGTCACCTCCCGCGCCGACCGGAGTGCGTATAAACCGAACTAACGTCTCGGTCGGTGTCTCGGGACGTAACTACACGGCTGTCCTCAGCCGTTCCGACGAGTCGTCGACTGTCAGACTGTCTCCCAACTCGACGCCTCGCGCACTCGGTGTAGAACTTCGTGTCGAGAACTCGACCATAGTCGCGTCAGACGTATCAGGGGAGACCCGCGCAGTAGTCGGACGTCTCAGTGACAATTGA
- a CDS encoding nucleoside phosphorylase: MTQDGDTEVKQPHILASEGDINQTVLVPGDPDRVDRIAERLEDVEVVSHNREYRLVNGVYDGEPVTVCSTGVGSPSAAVAVEELVKIGAETLIRPGTTGGLQEDVTTGDVVIPTASAKYEGTTKRYEDVEYPAVPSLGVTNALVDAADEGGHEVHVGSVVTDDAFYAEDEPARDWEEAGMLSVEMEASALFTLARRRGVRAGAVLAVDGNLVAGEQKGETEDDDELPEEARAGVGRIIEIALEAAKRV, translated from the coding sequence ATGACACAAGACGGTGACACCGAGGTAAAACAGCCTCACATACTCGCCTCCGAGGGCGACATAAACCAGACGGTTCTCGTCCCCGGAGACCCCGACAGGGTCGACAGAATAGCCGAGAGACTCGAAGACGTAGAGGTAGTCTCACACAACCGCGAGTACAGGCTCGTCAACGGAGTCTACGACGGCGAGCCCGTGACAGTCTGTTCGACGGGGGTCGGAAGCCCGAGTGCCGCGGTCGCAGTCGAGGAGTTAGTCAAGATCGGTGCCGAGACACTCATACGTCCCGGTACTACGGGTGGTCTTCAGGAGGACGTGACGACGGGTGACGTCGTAATACCGACTGCTTCGGCGAAGTACGAGGGGACTACCAAGAGGTACGAGGACGTCGAGTATCCTGCCGTACCGTCTCTCGGTGTCACGAATGCTCTCGTCGATGCCGCCGACGAGGGAGGACACGAGGTTCACGTCGGGTCGGTAGTCACAGACGACGCCTTCTACGCTGAGGACGAGCCCGCGAGAGACTGGGAGGAGGCGGGAATGCTCTCGGTCGAGATGGAGGCGTCGGCTCTCTTCACTCTTGCAAGGAGACGCGGTGTGAGAGCCGGAGCCGTCCTCGCAGTCGACGGAAACCTCGTAGCAGGAGAACAGAAGGGCGAGACAGAGGACGACGACGAGCTTCCCGAGGAGGCGCGCGCCGGTGTCGGACGTATCATAGAGATAGCTCTCGAAGCCGCGAAACGCGTGTAG
- a CDS encoding DNA-directed RNA polymerase subunit L, which yields MNITVLSKTDTEVEVEIGGEGHTFLNVLKDALLNVEGVEAASYDMNPEQSGGNTEPILYVKTDDSVDPLDAVSEATDGIKEDVSEFKDALA from the coding sequence ATGAACATAACAGTCCTCTCGAAGACCGACACAGAGGTCGAGGTCGAGATAGGGGGAGAGGGACACACGTTTCTCAACGTCCTCAAGGACGCGCTTCTCAACGTCGAAGGCGTAGAGGCGGCGAGCTACGACATGAATCCCGAACAGAGCGGGGGCAACACAGAGCCGATACTCTATGTCAAGACCGACGACTCGGTCGATCCACTCGACGCCGTCTCTGAGGCGACCGACGGCATAAAGGAAGACGTCTCCGAGTTCAAGGACGCTCTGGCTTAG
- a CDS encoding RNA polymerase Rpb4 family protein codes for MIVKEKLDEEYVSLAEVKEVLNEVSEERADQDREMSYELRRAIDHANELAELEAEEARELIDEVSEFEKVDQLVAHKIADLLPATRDEIRSIFAEERYTLTGDELDEILDVVAKYR; via the coding sequence ATGATAGTAAAGGAGAAGCTCGACGAGGAGTACGTCAGCCTCGCCGAGGTAAAGGAGGTTCTCAACGAGGTCTCGGAGGAGAGAGCCGACCAGGATCGTGAGATGAGCTACGAGCTCAGACGCGCGATAGACCACGCCAACGAACTCGCCGAGTTAGAGGCGGAAGAGGCGCGTGAACTCATAGACGAGGTCTCGGAGTTCGAGAAGGTCGACCAACTCGTCGCGCACAAGATCGCCGACCTCCTCCCCGCGACACGTGACGAGATACGTTCTATATTCGCAGAGGAGAGGTACACACTCACGGGTGACGAACTCGACGAGATACTCGACGTAGTCGCGAAGTACCGCTGA
- a CDS encoding HemK2/MTQ2 family protein methyltransferase, which produces MEDDRGSDSNFESDEVYPPSEDTHLLLEACLDEIDGGKLLEVGTGSGFVSHKIDEKTSAEVVATDINPHAVREASHRGVEAVRTNLVDAVCWEFDYVVFNPPYLPERDDEDESRSWSWIDEALTSGKTGRSVTVEFLETVGRVLADDGTVLLLVSSKTGIREVTQRASDEGFGVAQAARSSLFFEELVVLRLTKNN; this is translated from the coding sequence ATGGAGGACGACCGCGGCAGCGACAGTAACTTCGAATCCGATGAGGTCTATCCTCCGTCTGAGGACACCCATCTTCTTCTCGAAGCCTGCTTAGACGAGATAGACGGGGGTAAGCTACTCGAAGTCGGCACGGGGTCGGGATTCGTCTCACACAAGATAGACGAGAAGACGTCCGCCGAGGTCGTCGCGACCGACATCAACCCTCACGCGGTCAGAGAGGCGAGCCATAGAGGTGTCGAAGCCGTGAGAACAAATCTCGTCGACGCCGTCTGTTGGGAGTTCGACTACGTCGTCTTCAACCCGCCTTATCTACCGGAGAGAGACGACGAGGACGAGTCCCGGTCGTGGTCTTGGATCGACGAGGCTCTCACCTCGGGAAAGACGGGACGCAGTGTCACCGTCGAGTTTCTCGAAACTGTCGGAAGGGTTCTCGCCGACGACGGCACTGTCTTACTTCTGGTCAGCAGCAAGACGGGGATACGAGAGGTCACCCAGCGCGCGAGCGACGAGGGCTTCGGTGTCGCCCAAGCCGCGAGAAGTAGCCTATTCTTCGAGGAGCTCGTGGTTCTGCGTCTGACTAAAAATAACTAA
- a CDS encoding METTL5 family protein — translation MVTDRSSLEIALEEVGGFEEPSPSLEQYATPADLASHVLHFAYMQGDIEGKQVVDLGCGTGVLSVGAALLGGDVLGVDIDTAAVGRARQNAATVGVSDLTDWVNADVGDLCLRLEDVTVVMNPPFGAQRRGADRPFLEKATEIGDVIYSIHNEGSRDFVEGFLGDRGEITHGFAAKLRVPHQFEFHTEESREIDVEAYRIE, via the coding sequence GTGGTAACAGACAGGAGTAGTCTTGAGATCGCTCTGGAGGAGGTCGGAGGCTTCGAGGAGCCATCCCCGAGTCTCGAACAGTACGCCACTCCTGCCGACTTAGCGAGCCACGTCTTACATTTCGCATACATGCAGGGAGACATAGAGGGGAAACAGGTCGTCGACCTCGGCTGTGGCACGGGAGTCCTATCGGTCGGCGCGGCTCTCTTGGGCGGGGATGTCTTGGGAGTCGACATCGACACCGCGGCTGTCGGGAGGGCGAGACAGAACGCCGCCACTGTGGGAGTCTCCGACCTGACCGACTGGGTAAACGCCGACGTCGGCGATCTCTGTCTCCGACTCGAAGACGTGACCGTGGTTATGAACCCGCCGTTCGGTGCACAGAGACGCGGTGCCGACAGACCCTTCCTCGAAAAGGCAACAGAGATTGGAGACGTCATATACAGTATACACAACGAGGGAAGCCGCGACTTCGTCGAGGGGTTCCTGGGAGACAGGGGAGAGATCACACACGGCTTCGCGGCGAAGCTCCGGGTTCCCCACCAGTTCGAGTTCCACACAGAGGAGAGCCGGGAGATAGACGTCGAGGCCTACCGCATAGAATAA
- the rsmA gene encoding 16S rRNA (adenine(1518)-N(6)/adenine(1519)-N(6))-dimethyltransferase RsmA: protein MKAKDLVRKSGIRPDRTRDQHFLVDDDLLDRIVGYADSVSNPDDHCLEIGGGAGVLTSRLAERYEKVTAVELDSDFADFLRHEFASVEAEVEVIEGDVLEVDLPEFDVCVSNLPYSASSPILFRLLPLGKPLVVTVQREFAERVVAQAGDDDYSRLSVTARHYAQPVIEEIVAPSSFDPQPGVESAVLRLEPRDPDYNLEVDDDVFLDFLRGVFTQRRKTVRNCIRNTTHITGIEDPEEAVSRLSDDTLRKRPGKITPEEYAEIVNTVYS from the coding sequence ATGAAGGCGAAGGATCTCGTGAGGAAATCCGGGATACGTCCCGACCGTACGAGGGATCAGCATTTCCTCGTCGACGACGACCTCCTCGACCGTATAGTCGGATACGCTGACTCAGTCTCGAACCCCGACGACCACTGCTTAGAGATAGGCGGCGGCGCGGGCGTACTCACGTCACGTCTCGCCGAGAGGTACGAGAAGGTCACAGCCGTCGAGTTAGACTCCGACTTCGCCGACTTCCTGAGACACGAGTTCGCGTCGGTCGAGGCTGAGGTCGAGGTGATAGAGGGAGACGTACTCGAAGTCGACCTGCCTGAGTTCGACGTCTGTGTCTCGAACCTCCCCTACTCGGCTTCGAGTCCCATACTCTTCCGTCTCCTGCCCCTCGGAAAGCCCTTAGTCGTGACCGTCCAGAGGGAGTTCGCCGAGAGGGTCGTGGCTCAAGCCGGCGACGACGACTACTCACGTCTGTCAGTGACTGCGCGCCATTACGCTCAGCCGGTTATAGAGGAGATAGTCGCGCCGTCTTCGTTCGACCCTCAGCCAGGGGTCGAGAGTGCTGTCCTACGTCTCGAACCGAGAGACCCCGACTACAACCTCGAAGTCGACGACGACGTCTTCCTCGACTTCCTCAGGGGAGTCTTCACACAGAGACGTAAGACAGTCAGGAACTGTATACGTAACACGACACATATAACCGGGATAGAAGACCCTGAGGAGGCGGTCTCACGTCTCTCCGACGACACGCTCCGGAAACGTCCGGGTAAGATAACTCCCGAGGAGTACGCTGAGATAGTCAACACCGTCTACTCCTAA
- a CDS encoding DUF655 domain-containing protein encodes MSDTEREEYVYVLDFLPQGHAEDRTHNEPIVQGVGSDNFTLLELAAREDALIKIGDFVYVGQGERERIERVKRRLGYEDLTQGAKAELEYGVKAIIDDDEERYVEFFNTAGSITTRLHQLNLLPGIGKKIRNGILEERRDEEFESLDEIEDRVGGLHNVREILAERIVNEIKDEDLKYRVFAR; translated from the coding sequence ATGTCTGACACCGAAAGAGAGGAGTACGTCTACGTTCTCGACTTCCTACCCCAGGGTCACGCAGAGGACAGGACGCACAACGAACCCATAGTACAGGGCGTCGGAAGCGATAACTTCACGCTTCTCGAACTCGCCGCGAGGGAAGACGCGCTTATCAAGATAGGCGACTTCGTCTACGTAGGTCAGGGTGAGAGGGAAAGAATAGAGAGGGTCAAGAGACGTCTCGGATACGAGGATCTGACACAGGGCGCGAAGGCGGAGCTTGAGTACGGTGTCAAGGCTATAATAGATGACGACGAGGAGAGGTACGTCGAGTTCTTCAACACCGCGGGCTCTATCACGACGCGTCTCCACCAGCTTAACCTTCTTCCCGGGATAGGCAAGAAGATACGTAACGGCATACTTGAGGAGAGACGTGACGAGGAGTTCGAGAGCTTAGACGAGATAGAGGACAGGGTCGGCGGTCTCCATAACGTCAGGGAGATTCTCGCCGAGAGGATAGTCAACGAGATAAAGGACGAGGATCTCAAGTACAGGGTATTCGCAAGGTGA
- a CDS encoding ArsR family transcriptional regulator → MLKTLSYSKSEGIIVYLCMNGESRFSEIEDYLGINPSMVDRRLKELIDDGFVETDGDLYSITSKGREAAVTYNLLSRDKCEEFCNPNTCVGPLSQAVSAISDYSGSVTHEILETLPATPDEIRNEVDADEPVENYIESYERWGLVETDSDGTAKPTDKSRKILGLLEA, encoded by the coding sequence ATGCTCAAGACCCTCTCGTACTCGAAGAGCGAGGGTATTATTGTCTATCTCTGTATGAACGGGGAGTCACGTTTCTCAGAGATAGAGGACTACCTCGGGATCAATCCCAGCATGGTCGACAGACGTCTCAAGGAACTCATAGACGACGGCTTCGTCGAGACCGACGGCGACCTCTACTCTATAACGTCGAAGGGAAGGGAGGCAGCCGTGACATACAACCTTCTGAGCCGTGACAAGTGTGAGGAGTTCTGTAACCCCAACACGTGCGTGGGACCTCTCTCACAGGCGGTCTCGGCTATCTCTGACTACTCGGGGTCTGTGACACATGAGATACTCGAAACACTTCCCGCGACTCCCGACGAGATAAGAAACGAGGTAGACGCCGACGAGCCCGTCGAGAACTACATAGAGAGCTACGAGAGATGGGGGCTCGTCGAGACCGACTCCGACGGAACAGCGAAGCCGACCGACAAGTCGAGGAAGATACTCGGTCTCTTAGAAGCCTGA
- a CDS encoding inorganic phosphate transporter: MDLILLPALVISFFVAAVTGAVSIPVAMAPAVGSNTTGVMRAAFLVGIFGFLGAVALGAGVASGIGSNIVNGELQLATTVIALFVIGFYVALGLIKEYPIPAAFTSFGSVAGAGIAQGLTPNMGYWTTAFVSWIGMGVAAIIISWVLTVALRRYVEKTDRSVSVMEKIILFSGIVFAFIGGGSQVGLAVGPLVAPFTDLGYGITPLLAFGGLGLLVGAWVRSPVMLNAVGRQYSDMGTRTSISILFSAIPLVQIVANVLGVPVSFNQIIINSIMGSGFAGDGSSVDKKRMAYTVGAWIASLFASFGTAYGIYYVVFDVV; the protein is encoded by the coding sequence ATGGATCTAATTCTACTGCCGGCTCTCGTGATATCGTTCTTCGTGGCAGCAGTCACGGGAGCAGTCAGCATTCCGGTCGCGATGGCTCCCGCGGTGGGGTCGAACACGACGGGAGTTATGAGGGCGGCGTTCCTCGTGGGTATATTCGGCTTCTTGGGCGCTGTCGCACTCGGAGCGGGAGTCGCGTCGGGGATAGGAAGTAATATAGTCAACGGAGAGCTTCAGCTTGCGACGACAGTAATCGCGCTCTTCGTGATAGGATTCTACGTCGCCTTAGGTCTCATAAAGGAGTATCCGATACCCGCGGCGTTTACGTCGTTCGGAAGCGTCGCAGGCGCGGGAATAGCGCAGGGTCTGACCCCCAACATGGGATACTGGACGACTGCGTTCGTGTCGTGGATAGGAATGGGGGTCGCGGCGATAATCATATCTTGGGTTCTGACAGTCGCACTCAGGAGGTACGTCGAAAAGACAGACAGGTCGGTCTCTGTGATGGAGAAGATAATACTCTTCTCGGGGATAGTCTTCGCCTTCATAGGAGGCGGAAGTCAGGTCGGACTCGCAGTCGGACCTCTCGTAGCCCCGTTTACGGATCTGGGATACGGAATCACTCCGCTTCTCGCCTTCGGTGGCTTAGGACTCCTCGTCGGAGCGTGGGTCAGAAGCCCCGTGATGCTCAACGCAGTCGGTAGGCAGTACTCCGACATGGGAACCAGAACCTCGATCTCGATACTCTTCTCGGCGATACCCCTCGTCCAAATTGTTGCTAACGTCTTAGGCGTCCCCGTCTCGTTCAACCAGATAATCATAAACAGCATAATGGGTAGCGGATTCGCCGGAGATGGTAGCTCAGTCGACAAGAAGAGAATGGCATACACCGTCGGAGCCTGGATAGCCTCGCTCTTCGCGTCGTTCGGGACGGCATACGGCATCTACTACGTCGTATTCGATGTCGTCTAA
- a CDS encoding DUF5828 family protein yields the protein MAQESISGFRKEGTWEEVVEHGEEITRIMKDADADADVEGSNFDDWQEWRPKNKDDMGDDIVEKTAKKASIDPDGDSGLKKASKKLFCSLEKAVYENVMGKASPCYFDNDLVSANIKDTSGRIGDSETFALEVDVYDADLKDEIRQNLE from the coding sequence TTGGCACAAGAAAGCATATCGGGATTCCGTAAGGAAGGAACGTGGGAGGAAGTAGTCGAACACGGCGAGGAGATAACTCGTATCATGAAAGACGCAGACGCAGACGCAGACGTCGAAGGCAGTAACTTCGACGACTGGCAAGAGTGGCGTCCCAAGAACAAGGACGACATGGGAGACGATATAGTGGAAAAGACAGCAAAGAAAGCGAGCATAGACCCCGATGGCGACTCGGGTCTCAAGAAGGCAAGTAAGAAGCTCTTCTGTAGCCTCGAAAAGGCGGTTTATGAGAACGTCATGGGGAAGGCGTCACCGTGCTACTTCGACAACGACCTCGTGAGCGCCAACATAAAGGACACGTCGGGTAGGATAGGCGACAGTGAGACGTTCGCTCTGGAAGTCGATGTCTACGACGCCGATCTCAAGGACGAGATAAGACAGAATCTAGAATAA
- a CDS encoding zinc-ribbon domain-containing protein, with translation MRDSKITFRVSDDLIERVDRIDESRSEIMRRALRDYLDSCSRPRETRNTSESLDSLISQRVEEIIDEKLRDTDAFTSQTDPNPESQSRAQSDRLSDIDAVSSCSQCGESLDDDCVYCPNCGTKVSRVFCECGDEVRSDWRFCPSCGRRTSPAQSPESK, from the coding sequence ATGAGAGACAGTAAGATAACTTTCCGTGTCAGCGACGACCTCATAGAGAGGGTCGACCGTATCGACGAGTCGCGTTCGGAGATAATGAGACGTGCTCTCCGTGACTACCTCGACTCGTGTTCACGTCCGCGTGAGACACGTAATACTTCCGAGTCGCTCGACAGTCTGATATCTCAGAGGGTCGAAGAGATAATAGACGAAAAACTCCGTGACACCGACGCTTTCACCTCTCAGACCGATCCGAACCCAGAGTCGCAGTCTCGCGCTCAGTCTGACCGACTGTCTGACATAGACGCCGTGTCGTCGTGCAGCCAGTGTGGCGAGAGCCTTGACGACGACTGTGTCTACTGTCCCAACTGTGGCACAAAGGTCTCACGCGTGTTCTGCGAATGTGGTGACGAGGTGCGGAGCGACTGGAGGTTCTGCCCGTCATGCGGTCGGCGCACTTCTCCCGCTCAATCTCCCGAGAGCAAGTAA
- the deoC gene encoding deoxyribose-phosphate aldolase, with protein sequence MDVPKSSDSRAPENGGSRNPEKLGSAIDHTLLDKDHTTDDVDEAVRTADELGMNICLPPSRIERVPASFMGEVCSVVGFPLGYNDTETKVFEAQRASEDGATEIDVGCNVSHLKSRNYYEFRSDVERVVEAADVRVKAIIETGLLSKSEIKRASKLCVEAGADYVKTCSGFTDGEATPSDVRTIREAVGEGVGVKASGGIRTYSDVVEMVRAGATRIGSSSGKEIVEEFSQSQSR encoded by the coding sequence ATGGACGTTCCCAAATCTTCAGATTCGCGTGCACCCGAGAATGGGGGTTCTCGGAACCCAGAGAAACTCGGCTCGGCGATAGACCACACACTCCTCGACAAGGATCACACGACCGACGACGTCGACGAGGCTGTGAGAACGGCGGACGAACTCGGCATGAACATCTGTCTCCCACCTTCGAGGATCGAACGCGTACCAGCATCCTTCATGGGGGAGGTATGTAGTGTCGTCGGCTTCCCCCTCGGGTACAACGACACCGAGACGAAGGTATTCGAGGCACAGCGTGCATCCGAGGACGGAGCGACAGAGATAGACGTTGGGTGCAACGTGTCGCATCTGAAGTCGAGGAACTACTACGAGTTCAGGAGCGACGTCGAAAGAGTCGTAGAAGCCGCCGACGTCAGGGTAAAGGCTATAATAGAGACGGGTCTTCTCTCGAAGTCGGAGATAAAGAGGGCGTCTAAGCTGTGTGTAGAGGCGGGTGCCGACTACGTCAAGACGTGTTCGGGGTTTACGGACGGTGAGGCTACGCCGAGCGACGTGAGGACTATCAGAGAGGCTGTGGGCGAGGGGGTAGGCGTGAAAGCAAGCGGAGGAATAAGAACCTACTCCGATGTCGTCGAGATGGTGAGGGCGGGAGCGACACGTATAGGAAGTAGCTCAGGGAAGGAGATAGTCGAAGAGTTCAGTCAGAGTCAGAGCCGATGA
- a CDS encoding DUF2103 domain-containing protein: MDCRRCGASIEKPGDYCLVCRTPNADAVFLEVGRERTRITVSYGSEIVGRTTVTTVPEDDDPDEERRQIRNYAGLIVDEVRRKRVEEVYARGTREVIDEIRVRLHHTVERIRGDESVESVLDDEPAGLKVVDKPPNEKIGGSHTTLIGESKGLEAVKAVTQHPNVKKIVPGPINAAGSNSSGGFGAKVTRSDTNGNLRLLIRDGSSVQENRIVTTANDHETGEMVRDELNTEVAERGLSRG; the protein is encoded by the coding sequence ATGGACTGCAGAAGGTGCGGCGCGTCTATCGAGAAACCCGGCGACTACTGTCTCGTCTGCCGCACCCCGAACGCCGACGCCGTCTTCCTGGAGGTCGGACGCGAAAGGACGCGTATTACTGTGTCATACGGCTCCGAGATCGTAGGTAGGACTACTGTAACCACAGTACCTGAGGATGACGATCCCGACGAGGAGAGGAGACAGATACGTAACTACGCGGGTCTCATCGTTGACGAAGTAAGACGTAAACGAGTGGAGGAGGTCTACGCCCGCGGGACTAGAGAGGTCATAGACGAGATACGTGTACGGCTTCACCACACAGTCGAACGTATACGCGGCGACGAGTCGGTCGAGTCGGTTCTCGACGACGAACCCGCGGGACTCAAGGTCGTCGACAAGCCTCCCAACGAGAAGATAGGCGGGAGCCACACAACCCTGATAGGCGAGTCAAAGGGTCTCGAAGCCGTGAAGGCTGTGACACAACACCCCAACGTCAAGAAGATCGTCCCCGGACCCATAAACGCCGCGGGGAGCAACTCGAGCGGCGGATTCGGTGCGAAGGTCACGCGTTCCGACACCAACGGCAACCTACGTCTCCTGATACGTGACGGCTCTTCGGTACAGGAGAACCGCATTGTGACGACAGCCAACGACCACGAGACGGGTGAGATGGTTCGTGACGAGCTCAACACAGAGGTGGCTGAGAGGGGACTCAGCCGCGGATGA
- a CDS encoding universal stress protein: protein MYDDILFPVSFYLLDQNELREHAEAIASEFDADVHLLSLTLQDEGKSDVEEHRQSFESFASSLRESGIDVTTELRNDPVEYEDVAGYLADEADDYDLVVMGHTRVSHRRGGETDTTAHKLLDMSSTPVITVPLGAPRFRDV, encoded by the coding sequence ATGTACGACGACATACTCTTTCCCGTGAGCTTCTACCTCCTCGACCAGAACGAACTCCGTGAGCACGCCGAGGCAATAGCGTCCGAGTTCGACGCAGACGTCCATCTCCTGTCGCTGACACTCCAGGACGAGGGCAAGTCAGACGTCGAGGAGCACAGACAGTCGTTCGAGAGCTTCGCGTCGAGCCTACGTGAGTCGGGGATCGACGTAACAACTGAGCTCAGGAACGACCCCGTCGAGTACGAAGACGTCGCGGGATACCTCGCCGACGAGGCAGATGACTACGACCTCGTCGTTATGGGTCATACACGTGTAAGTCACAGAAGAGGCGGCGAGACCGATACGACTGCGCATAAGCTACTCGACATGTCCTCCACTCCCGTGATAACAGTCCCACTAGGAGCACCGAGGTTCCGTGACGTGTAG
- a CDS encoding 50S ribosomal protein L21e → MPNSKGPQKKTRNKLRNDPRDRGQSPPSRAVQEFDEGQNVHVAIDPSVPEGRPNPRFHGETGVVVGEQGTAFEVEIHDGDKKKTLFVKPQHLKPQSD, encoded by the coding sequence ATGCCCAACTCTAAAGGACCTCAGAAGAAGACACGTAACAAGCTGCGCAACGACCCGCGCGACAGGGGACAGAGCCCGCCTAGCCGTGCAGTACAGGAGTTCGACGAGGGTCAGAACGTCCACGTAGCCATAGACCCGAGTGTTCCCGAGGGACGTCCCAACCCCAGGTTCCACGGCGAGACGGGGGTCGTCGTCGGAGAACAGGGAACTGCCTTCGAGGTCGAGATACACGACGGAGACAAGAAGAAGACACTCTTCGTAAAGCCACAGCACCTCAAGCCTCAGAGTGACTGA